One window of Gemmatimonadaceae bacterium genomic DNA carries:
- a CDS encoding M28 family metallopeptidase has product MKNRMFVCVSGISVLTFLVAQSAPAQQPTATPLANAYRATADRMIAAALADSSAWNRLALLTDKFGPRLSGSESLEAAIDWILAQMKSDGLQNVRGEPVMVPKWVRGEESAELMGPRAARLHMIGLGRSVRTPTKGITAQVMVVNDFDELTRRATEAKGKIVLFDVPFTNYGQTVRYRGGAAVAAAKAGAVAALIRSVSSFSMQNPHTGAMGYDSTVVKIPAAALSVEDAMMVHRMVDRGEKVVVTLRMSAQTLPDALSRNVVAEVVGSEKPDEVVVLGGHIDSWDVGQGAMDDGSGSVAAWEAVKLIKRLGLKPRRTVRVVLWTNEENGSRGGTGYRDAHKSELDKHVMAMESDNGAFKPLGLGISAGEGGLGMATDIASLFSSFGATAASNGGSDADTAPLNALGVPAMSPTVDGTKYFWYHHSSADTMDKLSPREMAEVVALMAVTAYVVADMPGTLPRAAIR; this is encoded by the coding sequence ATGAAGAACCGCATGTTCGTGTGCGTCAGCGGTATTTCGGTGCTGACGTTTCTGGTTGCGCAATCCGCGCCTGCGCAGCAGCCCACGGCGACGCCGCTGGCGAACGCGTACCGCGCGACCGCCGACAGGATGATCGCGGCCGCGCTTGCCGACAGCTCGGCATGGAACCGGCTGGCGCTGCTTACCGACAAGTTCGGCCCGCGTCTCAGCGGATCGGAGAGTCTTGAGGCGGCGATAGACTGGATTCTTGCCCAGATGAAAAGCGACGGGCTGCAGAATGTGCGCGGCGAGCCGGTAATGGTTCCGAAGTGGGTGCGCGGCGAGGAGTCCGCGGAGCTGATGGGCCCGCGCGCGGCGCGGTTGCACATGATCGGGCTCGGCCGCAGCGTCCGGACTCCGACAAAGGGAATCACCGCGCAGGTGATGGTCGTGAACGACTTCGACGAGCTGACGAGGCGGGCGACTGAGGCGAAGGGGAAGATCGTGCTGTTCGACGTGCCCTTCACGAACTATGGACAGACCGTGCGATATCGTGGAGGCGCGGCGGTGGCGGCGGCGAAGGCCGGAGCAGTGGCGGCGCTAATCCGGAGCGTGTCGTCGTTCTCGATGCAGAACCCGCACACTGGCGCGATGGGCTATGACTCGACGGTCGTGAAGATTCCGGCTGCTGCCCTGAGCGTCGAGGACGCGATGATGGTGCACCGGATGGTGGACCGCGGCGAGAAGGTCGTGGTGACGCTGCGCATGTCGGCGCAGACTCTGCCTGATGCGTTGTCGCGCAACGTCGTCGCTGAGGTCGTTGGGTCGGAGAAGCCCGATGAAGTCGTCGTGCTCGGCGGACACATCGATTCGTGGGATGTGGGCCAGGGCGCGATGGACGACGGTAGCGGGAGTGTGGCCGCGTGGGAAGCGGTGAAGCTCATCAAGCGATTGGGTCTCAAGCCCAGACGCACGGTTCGCGTGGTGCTTTGGACCAACGAGGAGAACGGAAGCCGCGGTGGAACCGGGTATCGCGACGCTCACAAGTCCGAGCTGGACAAGCACGTGATGGCGATGGAATCGGACAACGGTGCCTTCAAGCCGCTCGGCCTCGGCATATCCGCCGGCGAGGGCGGGCTCGGAATGGCGACCGACATCGCGTCGCTATTCTCGTCATTCGGTGCAACGGCTGCGAGCAATGGCGGGTCCGATGCTGATACTGCGCCGCTCAACGCGCTCGGAGTTCCGGCGATGTCACCGACGGTGGATGGCACGAAGTACTTCTGGTACCATCACAGCAGCGCGGACACGATGGACAAGCTGAGTCCGCGCGAGATGGCGGAAGTCGTGGCGTTGATGGCGGTGACGGCGTACGTCGTCGCGGACATGCCGGGGACACTGCCGAGAGCGGCGATCAGATGA
- a CDS encoding SufE family protein, with product MLRLFRSMGREEKMQALVQYSKKLEPLPARLRDLDRAAFTVPECQTRVDIIPEVVDGKMHFHADLNARQSPTIAAVLAIVFAAVNGQPPSATLAIPPDFVRTLMESIGLGAREAGLNAMIGRLKRYAAEAAALPAGNG from the coding sequence GTGCTACGACTCTTCCGCTCGATGGGACGCGAGGAGAAGATGCAGGCGCTCGTGCAATATTCCAAGAAGCTCGAGCCCCTTCCCGCGCGATTGCGCGATCTCGATCGCGCGGCATTCACGGTTCCCGAGTGCCAGACAAGGGTGGACATCATCCCTGAAGTGGTGGATGGAAAGATGCATTTCCACGCCGACCTCAACGCCCGCCAGTCGCCGACGATCGCCGCGGTCCTCGCCATCGTCTTCGCCGCGGTGAATGGGCAGCCGCCTTCCGCCACGCTCGCCATTCCTCCCGATTTCGTGCGCACGCTCATGGAAAGCATCGGACTGGGCGCACGGGAGGCCGGCCTCAACGCGATGATTGGCCGCCTCAAGCGCTACGCCGCCGAGGCCGCTGCCCTCCCCGCGGGCAACGGGTAA
- a CDS encoding DNA-3-methyladenine glycosylase, whose product MSPASPHRKALAHLRRVDPVMSDVIDKVGRCTLVPRTEWTHFDAVVRSIVYQQLSGKAAATIHRRVLTLIGDGAEAPGRIVATSHDALREAGLSNAKANYVRNLAEHVLDGSLPVESLHELSDDEIVTALTQVKGIGRWSAQMFLMFRLGRPDVLPELDLGVQKGIQKAYRMRKLPTPKQVLTRGAKWAPYRTVASWYMWRVLEV is encoded by the coding sequence TTGAGCCCGGCCTCACCTCATCGCAAGGCGCTCGCGCACCTGCGCCGCGTGGATCCCGTCATGTCGGACGTGATAGACAAGGTCGGGCGATGCACGCTCGTCCCGCGCACCGAATGGACACACTTCGATGCTGTCGTGCGGTCCATCGTCTATCAGCAACTCTCCGGCAAGGCAGCGGCGACGATTCACAGACGTGTCCTGACACTGATCGGCGACGGCGCCGAAGCACCGGGGAGAATTGTCGCCACGTCGCATGACGCGCTACGCGAAGCGGGCTTGTCCAATGCGAAAGCGAACTACGTCAGGAACCTGGCGGAGCACGTACTGGACGGGTCGCTCCCCGTGGAATCGCTGCACGAGCTGAGCGACGACGAGATCGTAACCGCGCTGACGCAGGTGAAAGGGATCGGCCGGTGGAGCGCGCAGATGTTCCTCATGTTCCGGCTGGGACGGCCTGACGTTCTCCCCGAGCTCGACCTCGGCGTACAGAAGGGAATCCAGAAAGCATACCGGATGCGCAAGCTGCCAACGCCGAAGCAGGTGCTAACGCGCGGGGCGAAGTGGGCGCCGTACCGCACAGTCGCATCGTGGTACATGTGGAGAGTGCTGGAGGTGTAA
- a CDS encoding DUF6526 family protein, which yields MARTAQTYANHRRLLPPVHFFVIPVLLINVGVEIARLNKYRTPYHVWMVVVTLALLVLGFTARSMALAAQDRTIRLEERLRLAALLPADQRARINDLTPHQLIGIRFASDEEVPALVQRCLAGELRSTDDVKKVVKSWRPDYLRV from the coding sequence ATGGCCCGCACGGCCCAGACCTACGCCAACCACCGCCGGCTCCTGCCACCGGTGCACTTCTTCGTCATTCCTGTCCTCCTCATCAACGTTGGCGTCGAGATAGCGCGTCTCAACAAGTACCGCACACCCTATCACGTGTGGATGGTCGTCGTCACTCTGGCACTCCTTGTCCTTGGATTCACCGCGCGCAGCATGGCGCTGGCTGCGCAGGACCGCACCATCCGGCTCGAGGAACGATTGCGGCTCGCAGCTCTCCTGCCCGCGGACCAGCGCGCCCGCATCAATGACCTGACCCCGCACCAGCTCATTGGCATTCGGTTCGCCTCAGACGAAGAGGTACCCGCGCTCGTGCAGCGTTGCCTGGCCGGCGAGCTTCGCTCCACGGACGATGTGAAGAAAGTCGTGAAGAGCTGGCGTCCCGACTATTTGAGGGTGTAG